The following are encoded in a window of Gemmatimonadota bacterium genomic DNA:
- a CDS encoding diguanylate cyclase, translated as MTVVPAEARHVLSADVPIDQSMLPKYDGMVVRARGRVARFGTSEGGQFLTMRDMRPDAKGTLTIWVPSNHGAPIDLARARFEDSVTVTGIMSRYQDNPSDPIVWQVIPRTNDDVIVPAPVKEVPGWVNGAALAVAVLLALALFAGRWSASRQFRSLRETETRYRQLLALSPDAVLVHADGVVRFANAAAAKLLGLDSEAELSGRTLSDFVPSEFRAPIESPSLPEPGHLALRHRGQLRSHTGRLVDVEATAAPCVYLDRAAVVVLARDITQQLRYERDLQGLALIDELTGIANRRGFSLFAEQELARARRERRVPVVVFADIDLLKQINDAHGHAAGDQAIRIVSAAFRSVLRESDVMARWGGDEFVALIGEGGERTAQQLSARLAGAIAALRPPGLAFTVRASVGMCPLDTTLTLNEALERADAALYEQKRTTT; from the coding sequence TTGACAGTCGTCCCCGCCGAGGCGCGCCACGTGCTCTCGGCTGATGTGCCGATCGACCAGTCGATGCTCCCGAAATACGACGGGATGGTCGTGCGCGCCCGAGGACGGGTCGCTCGATTTGGCACCAGTGAGGGGGGCCAGTTTCTCACGATGCGCGACATGCGCCCCGACGCCAAGGGGACGCTCACCATTTGGGTTCCCAGCAATCACGGCGCGCCAATCGATCTCGCGCGGGCGCGTTTTGAAGACAGCGTTACTGTCACCGGCATTATGTCGCGCTATCAAGACAACCCCAGCGACCCCATCGTGTGGCAGGTGATTCCGCGCACCAACGATGACGTGATTGTCCCCGCGCCGGTCAAAGAAGTGCCCGGATGGGTCAACGGCGCGGCACTCGCCGTGGCGGTGCTGCTCGCGCTCGCGCTGTTTGCCGGCCGCTGGTCGGCGAGCCGTCAGTTCCGCTCCCTGCGCGAAACCGAGACGCGCTACCGTCAGTTGCTCGCCCTTTCGCCAGACGCCGTGCTCGTGCACGCGGATGGCGTGGTGCGCTTTGCCAATGCGGCCGCTGCCAAACTGCTCGGGCTCGACAGTGAAGCGGAACTCAGTGGGCGGACGCTCTCAGATTTTGTGCCCTCGGAGTTTCGTGCGCCCATCGAATCCCCCTCGCTCCCAGAGCCGGGACACCTCGCGTTGCGGCATCGCGGTCAGCTCCGCAGTCACACCGGACGTCTCGTGGATGTTGAGGCGACGGCCGCACCGTGTGTCTATCTCGACCGCGCGGCCGTGGTGGTGCTCGCGCGCGACATCACGCAGCAGCTTCGCTACGAGCGCGATCTCCAGGGACTCGCGCTGATTGACGAACTGACGGGCATCGCGAATCGCCGCGGCTTTTCACTCTTTGCGGAACAGGAACTCGCACGCGCGCGTCGGGAGCGCCGTGTGCCGGTCGTCGTGTTTGCTGACATTGACCTACTCAAACAGATCAACGACGCGCACGGCCATGCGGCCGGCGATCAAGCCATTCGCATTGTGTCCGCTGCGTTTCGCAGCGTGCTCCGCGAGTCGGATGTGATGGCGCGCTGGGGTGGCGACGAGTTTGTGGCGCTTATTGGCGAAGGCGGGGAACGCACCGCGCAACAACTGTCCGCACGTTTGGCTGGTGCCATTGCGGCGCTCCGGCCGCCGGGGCTCGCCTTCACCGTGCGGGCGAGCGTTGGTATGTGTCCGCTCGATACGACGCTCACACTCAACGAAGCGCTCGAGCGGGCCGACGCGGCGCTCTACGAACAGAAGCGCACAACGACCTAA
- a CDS encoding aldolase/citrate lyase family protein — MKRLGAGETLLGTLVTDPTPEAGDAYAPLHFDWLFVDGEHGAFTPENVGAYVRRAAHHTMCLVRIATLTEAWLVAAFDGGAVGVIVPLVSDAKMAASAVAAVAGRGAVVVQAETAEAVRNIDAIAATPGVAAVLVGPNDLSASLGMPGEFARDEFQRAVLDIAAGCDRAGVPKGIFGASADAVRPWRERGFTLIVAGVDRVIGAGGSAGAAALRRALDV; from the coding sequence TTGAAACGACTCGGCGCGGGCGAAACGCTCCTCGGCACATTGGTGACCGACCCAACCCCCGAAGCGGGCGATGCGTATGCGCCGCTGCATTTTGATTGGCTCTTTGTGGACGGTGAGCATGGCGCGTTCACGCCAGAGAACGTGGGGGCGTACGTGCGGCGTGCGGCGCATCACACCATGTGCCTCGTGCGCATCGCGACGCTCACGGAGGCCTGGCTCGTCGCAGCGTTCGACGGTGGCGCGGTTGGCGTTATTGTACCGCTCGTGAGCGATGCGAAAATGGCGGCGAGCGCCGTGGCGGCGGTGGCGGGGCGCGGTGCCGTGGTGGTGCAGGCCGAGACGGCGGAGGCCGTGCGGAATATCGACGCCATTGCCGCAACGCCAGGCGTAGCGGCGGTGCTCGTGGGGCCGAATGATCTCTCGGCCAGTCTCGGAATGCCTGGAGAGTTCGCCCGCGACGAATTTCAGCGCGCTGTGCTGGACATTGCCGCTGGTTGCGATCGCGCGGGCGTGCCCAAAGGCATCTTTGGTGCGAGCGCTGATGCGGTGCGGCCGTGGCGCGAACGCGGGTTCACGTTGATTGTGGCGGGCGTGGACCGCGTGATTGGCGCCGGCGGGAGTGCCGGCGCCGCAGCTTTGCGACGCGCGCTCGACGTATAG
- a CDS encoding DapH/DapD/GlmU-related protein produces the protein MAFFQESNNPAQRGLIDRLIRRFGTPAWTAAMALMYVVGLSAYGVALVPAFAILERWGLPVWHAAAWWRLPAFAGVVVLSAFAWGFTLLVVVPIYNWVLPTRLHAFKGGYFTIASLPWFIHNSLFYLVRYTILPFVTLTPVGPLFLQAMGMKIGKRVRIGTEYFSDVNLITLGDDVAIGGSATIFCHVAGGGHLIIAPVIIGARAQIGLRATIMGDVHVGEDAVILAHSVLLPGTRVGPGERWGGVPARQISKDEWSEYARTVLRRV, from the coding sequence ATGGCATTCTTCCAAGAATCCAATAACCCGGCCCAGCGGGGCCTTATTGACCGCCTGATCCGGCGGTTCGGCACCCCGGCGTGGACCGCGGCAATGGCGCTGATGTACGTCGTGGGGCTGAGCGCCTACGGGGTGGCACTGGTGCCGGCCTTCGCGATCCTCGAGCGGTGGGGGCTCCCGGTCTGGCATGCGGCCGCATGGTGGCGCCTGCCGGCCTTTGCCGGCGTCGTGGTGCTTAGCGCCTTTGCGTGGGGATTCACGCTGCTCGTCGTGGTCCCCATCTACAACTGGGTGCTCCCCACGCGCCTGCACGCCTTCAAGGGCGGCTACTTCACCATCGCCTCCCTCCCCTGGTTCATTCACAACTCCCTGTTCTACTTGGTGCGCTACACCATTCTGCCGTTCGTGACGCTCACCCCAGTGGGCCCGCTCTTTCTGCAGGCCATGGGAATGAAAATCGGCAAGCGCGTGCGCATTGGCACGGAGTATTTCTCAGACGTCAACCTCATCACGCTCGGCGACGACGTGGCCATTGGCGGCAGCGCCACCATCTTCTGCCACGTGGCAGGGGGCGGCCATTTAATTATTGCGCCAGTGATCATTGGCGCGCGCGCGCAGATCGGACTCCGCGCCACCATCATGGGCGACGTGCACGTGGGTGAAGACGCCGTGATCCTCGCGCACTCCGTGCTCCTCCCCGGCACCCGCGTGGGGCCGGGGGAGCGATGGGGCGGTGTGCCCGCCCGTCAGATTTCCAAAGACGAGTGGAGCGAGTACGCCAGGACCGTGCTCAGGCGGGTGTGA